Genomic window (Oryzihumus leptocrescens):
AGGCCGGACGCCCCGGTGGTGGGGTCGGCCAGGAACCGCGGCAGCCACGCGGCCGGGTCGGTGAGCAGGTGGCTGATCCGGGACTGGCCGGCCTTGGCCGAGCGGGTCAGCGCCAGCAGTGCCGTGTCCAGCCCGAGCGCGACGTATGCCGCGTGGAAGGCCCCGTGGTGCGCCGCCAGTCCGTCCGCGGCCAGGAAGACGGGGTTCTCCGAGGCGGTGTTGACCGAGGACTCGATGACCCGCCGCAGCGAGTCGAGGCTGTCGATCAGCGGACCGTGCACCTGGGGCCACGTGCGCAGTCCGAAGAAGTCCTGGATGTGCCGCGGCTCGAGGTGCTGCGGCTCCAGCAGGTCGCTCATCACCCGGGCCACCTCGGCCGCGCCGGGGAACGGGGTCACCGTCCGCACCGCCGGCCCGACGGCCTCGAGGTTGCCGTTGAGCGCGACCCACGTCAGTGCGCTGACCGTCAGCGCCGCCCGGGAGATCCGTTGCAGCGCATGGCAGCCCAGCGCTGCCTCGGCCAGCGTGAACGCGTGGCTCGACATCAGCGGCAGGGCGTCAATGGAGCGCACGGCCAGGCTGCGGTGGCGGTGGCCACCGGCCCGGGGGCGTTCGCCCAGCAGGGTCAGGCCGACCTCCGCCAGGGCGGTCAGGTCGCTGGTGCCCAGGGCGCCGTAGCGGTGCACCACCGGCAGGTCCTCCTCCGGGCCGCAGGCCATCTCCGCCAGGGCCAGCGGCAGGGCCGGCTCGACGCCGGAGCCGCCGGTCAGCAGCTGGTTCGCCCGGATCCCCAGCGCTGCCCGCACGATCGGCGCCGGCAGGGGCGCGCCCCACCCGGCGGCGTGGGAACGCAGGATCGCCACCCCGTGCGCCTCGGGCTCGCCCTCGACCGGCTGGTCGCGGTTGGCCCCGACACCCGTGGTCCTCCCGTAGAGCGGTCGCTCGCTGGCGAGCCGGTCGGCCAGGGACGCCGTCTTCGCCACGACCTGCAGCCCGTCCCCGGCCACCTCGAGCCGACCGCCGGCTGAGACATGTCTCATGGCATCGAGGTCGAGGCGGGTACCGTCGAGCACGACCGTGTCGGTGCTGGTGGCTGTCATGGTCCTGTCCCTGCGTTCGTAGGCCCGTTGTCGGTTAGGTTGATCGCCATGATCCGCTTCGACGGAGTCTCCAAGAAGTACCCCGACGGCACCGTGGCCGTCGACGACCTGAGCTTCGAGGCGCCGACGGGTCAGATCACCGTGCTCGTCGGTCCGTCCGGCTGTGGCAAGACGACGTCCCTGCGCATGATCAACCGGATGATCGAGCCCACCTCGGGGCGCATCTGGATCGACGACCAGGACACGACGTCGATGGACCAGGCCCAGCTGCGCCGGGGCATCGGCTACGTCATCCAGCACGCCGGCCTGTTCCCCCACCGCACCATCGTCGACAACGTCGCCACGGTGCCGCTGCTGCTGGGCTGGGACCGGCGCAAGGCACGCAGCACCGCCCTCGAGCTGATGGATCGCGTGGGCCTGCCGGCGAGCTTCGCCAAGCGCTACCCCTCCCAGCTCTCCGGCGGCCAGCAGCAACGCGTCGGCGTCGCCCGGGCGCTCGCCGCCGACCCGCCCGTGATGCTCATGGACGAGCCGTTCAGCGCGGTCGACCCGATCGTGCGCGAGCAGCTCCAGGACGAGTTCCTGCGGCTGCAGCAGGAGCTCGGCAAGACGATCGTCTTCGTCACCCACGACATCGACGAGGCGATCAAGCTCGGTGACCAGGTCGCCGTCCTCCGCGTCGGTGGGCACCTCGCCCAGATCGCCGAACCCGCGCGGCTGCTCGCCCACCCGGTCGACGACTTCGTGGCCGACTTCGTGGGCCGGGACCGCGGCTACCGTGCGCTGAGCTTCCAGCAGTCGCCGCCGCTGCCGGTCCGGCAGGAGCCCACCATCGGCATCGGCGCGACCCCCGAGGAGGCCCGCGCCGCCACCAGCGACGGCTGGCTGCTGGTCACCGACGACGACCACCACCCGCTGGGGTGGGTCGAGCCGCAGCACCTGTCCGGGCCCGTCAGCTCCGCGATGCTGCACCGCGGCGGGACGCTCGCCCGGGCCCACGGCCCGCTGCGCCACGCACTCGACGCCGCACTGTCCTCGCCGAGCCGCCGCGGGGTCCTCATCGACGACGACGGGGCGCTGATCGGCACGGTGCGGGCGCACGAGGTGCTCACCGCGATCGAGGAGACTGAGCGCCCGGCGGCGGAGCCCGCCATACCGGTCGGAGCGGACGGGGAAGGCGAGCTCCGGTCGTGACCTGGCTGCACGACCACCTCGGAGAGGTGCTGGACCTGACCAAGGCGCACATCTACCTCGCGGGCGTGCCGCTGGTCATCGGGCTGGTCCTCGCCCTGCCGCTGGGCTGGCTCGCCCGGCGGTTCCGCGTCCTCTACCCGCCGCTCATCATCGGCACCGGGCTGCTCTACACGATCCCGTCGCTGTCGTTGTTCGTCCTGATGCCGGTGATCATCGGTGGCAACATCCTCGAGCCCAGGAACGTCATCATCGCGCTGACGATCTACACCCTCGCGCTGCTCGTGCGCACGGTCGCCGACGGACTGGGCGCCGTGCCCGAGGACGTCACCCAGGCGGCCACGGCGATGGGCTTCAGCCGGGTCCGGCGCTTCTTCTCCGTCGAGCTGCCCCTGGCCGTGCCGGTGATCTCGGCGGGCCTGCGGGTCGCAGCCGTCAGCAACGTCAGCATCGTCAGCGTCGCCGCGGTGATCGGCGTCAGCCAGCTCGGAATGCTCTTCCTCGACGGCTACCAGCGCTTCTTCTACGACCCGATCATCGTCGGCCTCATCGCCTGCGTCCTGCTCGCGCTGGCCTTCGACCTGGTCATCGTCGGCATCACGCGGCTGCTCACGCCGTGGGTCCGTGCGCGGCAGGGGGCGTGATGTTCAACAGCATCTGGATGTGGCTGACCGACCCGGCCAACTGGCAGGGCGA
Coding sequences:
- a CDS encoding aromatic amino acid ammonia-lyase, producing MTATSTDTVVLDGTRLDLDAMRHVSAGGRLEVAGDGLQVVAKTASLADRLASERPLYGRTTGVGANRDQPVEGEPEAHGVAILRSHAAGWGAPLPAPIVRAALGIRANQLLTGGSGVEPALPLALAEMACGPEEDLPVVHRYGALGTSDLTALAEVGLTLLGERPRAGGHRHRSLAVRSIDALPLMSSHAFTLAEAALGCHALQRISRAALTVSALTWVALNGNLEAVGPAVRTVTPFPGAAEVARVMSDLLEPQHLEPRHIQDFFGLRTWPQVHGPLIDSLDSLRRVIESSVNTASENPVFLAADGLAAHHGAFHAAYVALGLDTALLALTRSAKAGQSRISHLLTDPAAWLPRFLADPTTGASGLLIAEYAAGSALAVIRGQASTPASVQTISVSAGVEDDASFSTTAAVRMGAVVDAYRHLVAVELVCAVRALRMRGIEPGGRLAEALEACRPLPTDLADRDLAPDFALAEELLEALAPLAD
- a CDS encoding ABC transporter ATP-binding protein produces the protein MIRFDGVSKKYPDGTVAVDDLSFEAPTGQITVLVGPSGCGKTTSLRMINRMIEPTSGRIWIDDQDTTSMDQAQLRRGIGYVIQHAGLFPHRTIVDNVATVPLLLGWDRRKARSTALELMDRVGLPASFAKRYPSQLSGGQQQRVGVARALAADPPVMLMDEPFSAVDPIVREQLQDEFLRLQQELGKTIVFVTHDIDEAIKLGDQVAVLRVGGHLAQIAEPARLLAHPVDDFVADFVGRDRGYRALSFQQSPPLPVRQEPTIGIGATPEEARAATSDGWLLVTDDDHHPLGWVEPQHLSGPVSSAMLHRGGTLARAHGPLRHALDAALSSPSRRGVLIDDDGALIGTVRAHEVLTAIEETERPAAEPAIPVGADGEGELRS
- a CDS encoding ABC transporter permease, producing the protein MTWLHDHLGEVLDLTKAHIYLAGVPLVIGLVLALPLGWLARRFRVLYPPLIIGTGLLYTIPSLSLFVLMPVIIGGNILEPRNVIIALTIYTLALLVRTVADGLGAVPEDVTQAATAMGFSRVRRFFSVELPLAVPVISAGLRVAAVSNVSIVSVAAVIGVSQLGMLFLDGYQRFFYDPIIVGLIACVLLALAFDLVIVGITRLLTPWVRARQGA